The following proteins come from a genomic window of Streptococcus oralis:
- the secA gene encoding preprotein translocase subunit SecA → MANILKTIIENDKGELRRLEKMADKVLNYESQMAAMSDDELKAKTDEFKERYNKGESLDSLLYEAFAVVREAAKRVLGLFPYKVQVMGGIVLHHGDVPEMRTGEGKTLTATMPVYLNALAGKGVHVVTVNEYLTERDATEMGELYSWLGLSVGINLAAKSPMEKKEAYLCDITYSTNSEIGFDYLRDNMVVRAENMVQRPLNYALVDEVDSILIDEARTPLIVSGANAVETSQLYHMADHFVKSLDKDDYIIDVQSKTIGLSDSGIDKAESYFKLENLYDIENVALTHFVDNALRANYIMILDIDYVVSEEQEILIVDQFTGRTMEGRRYSDGLHQAIEAKEGVPIQDETKTSASITYQNLFRMYKKLAGMTGTGKTEEEEFREIYNIRVIPIPTNRPIQRIDHSDLLYASLDAKFKAVVEDVKARYQKGQPVLVGTVAVETSDFLSKKLVAAGVPHEVLNAKNHYREAQIIMNAGQRGAVTIATNMAGRGTDIKLGEGVRELGGLCVIGTERHESRRIDNQLRGRSGRQGDPGESQFYLSLEDDLMKRFGSERLKGVFERLNMSDEAIESRMLTRQVEAAQKRVEGNNYDTRKQVLQYDDVMREQREIIYAQRYDVITADRDLAPEIHAMIRRTIGRIVDAHARSKEDEKLEAILNFAKYNLLPEDSISRSDFVGLSDQAIKDELYQRALKVYDSQVAKLRDEDAVKEFQKVLILRVVDNKWTDHIDALDQLRNAVGLRGYAQNNPVVEYQAEGFRMFNDMIGSIEFDVTRLMMKAQIHEQERPQTEHNISTTATRNIAAQQTQLPKDVDLSQIGRNDQCPCGSGKKFKNCHGKRQ, encoded by the coding sequence ATGGCTAATATTTTAAAAACGATTATTGAAAATGATAAAGGAGAACTTCGCCGTCTAGAAAAGATGGCCGATAAGGTTCTTAATTATGAGAGCCAAATGGCTGCGATGTCAGACGATGAGCTAAAAGCAAAAACTGACGAATTTAAAGAACGATACAACAAGGGTGAATCACTTGATTCATTGCTATATGAAGCCTTTGCGGTAGTACGTGAAGCAGCAAAACGTGTCCTCGGGCTTTTCCCTTATAAGGTTCAGGTCATGGGTGGGATTGTTCTTCACCATGGTGACGTTCCAGAGATGCGTACGGGTGAAGGGAAGACCTTGACAGCGACCATGCCAGTATACCTCAATGCCCTTGCAGGTAAAGGGGTTCACGTAGTTACAGTCAATGAATACCTAACAGAACGTGACGCGACTGAGATGGGTGAGCTCTACTCATGGCTCGGTCTTTCAGTAGGGATCAACTTGGCAGCTAAATCTCCAATGGAGAAAAAAGAAGCTTATCTTTGCGATATTACCTACTCAACCAACTCAGAGATTGGTTTCGACTACCTTCGTGACAACATGGTCGTTCGTGCAGAAAATATGGTACAACGTCCGCTCAACTATGCCTTGGTCGATGAGGTGGACTCGATCTTGATCGATGAAGCCCGTACTCCTTTGATCGTTTCAGGTGCCAACGCAGTTGAAACAAGCCAACTCTACCATATGGCAGACCACTTTGTGAAGTCTTTGGACAAGGACGACTATATCATTGACGTGCAGTCTAAGACGATTGGTTTGTCAGACTCTGGTATTGACAAGGCGGAAAGCTACTTCAAACTTGAAAATCTCTACGATATCGAAAACGTGGCTCTTACTCACTTTGTTGACAATGCCCTTCGTGCCAACTATATCATGATTCTTGATATCGACTATGTGGTTAGCGAAGAGCAGGAAATCCTAATCGTCGACCAATTTACAGGTCGTACCATGGAAGGTCGCCGTTACTCTGATGGCTTGCACCAAGCGATTGAAGCCAAAGAAGGTGTGCCAATCCAAGACGAGACCAAAACTTCAGCTTCTATTACCTATCAAAACCTCTTCCGTATGTATAAGAAATTGGCAGGTATGACAGGTACTGGTAAAACAGAGGAAGAAGAATTCCGCGAAATCTACAACATTCGTGTTATCCCAATCCCAACCAACCGTCCAATTCAACGTATCGACCACTCAGACCTTCTCTATGCAAGTCTTGATGCGAAATTTAAGGCTGTAGTTGAAGATGTAAAAGCTCGTTACCAAAAAGGTCAGCCGGTCTTGGTAGGTACAGTTGCCGTTGAAACCAGTGATTTCCTTTCTAAGAAATTGGTAGCAGCAGGTGTTCCTCACGAAGTCTTGAATGCAAAGAACCACTACAGAGAAGCGCAAATCATCATGAACGCTGGTCAACGTGGTGCCGTTACCATCGCGACCAACATGGCCGGTCGTGGTACCGACATCAAGCTTGGTGAAGGAGTTCGTGAACTTGGTGGTCTTTGCGTCATTGGTACAGAGCGTCACGAAAGTCGCCGTATTGATAACCAGCTTCGTGGACGTTCAGGGCGTCAAGGAGACCCAGGTGAGTCACAATTCTACTTGTCTCTTGAAGATGATTTGATGAAACGTTTTGGTTCAGAACGCTTGAAGGGTGTCTTTGAACGCCTCAACATGTCTGACGAAGCTATCGAATCTCGCATGTTGACGCGTCAGGTTGAAGCAGCTCAAAAACGTGTAGAAGGAAACAACTACGACACTCGTAAACAAGTCCTTCAATACGATGATGTTATGCGTGAACAACGTGAAATCATCTATGCACAACGTTATGATGTCATTACTGCAGATCGTGACTTGGCACCAGAAATCCATGCTATGATCCGTCGTACCATTGGCCGAATCGTAGATGCGCATGCTCGTTCGAAAGAAGATGAAAAACTGGAAGCAATCTTGAACTTTGCTAAATATAACTTGCTTCCAGAAGATTCAATCAGCCGTTCAGATTTTGTAGGTCTGTCAGATCAGGCCATCAAAGATGAACTGTATCAACGTGCATTGAAGGTTTATGATAGCCAAGTTGCCAAACTTCGTGATGAAGATGCAGTGAAAGAATTCCAAAAAGTCTTGATTCTACGTGTTGTAGACAACAAGTGGACAGACCATATCGATGCTCTTGACCAGTTGCGAAATGCTGTTGGCCTTCGTGGATATGCCCAAAACAACCCTGTTGTAGAATATCAAGCAGAAGGTTTCCGCATGTTTAATGACATGATTGGATCGATTGAATTCGATGTAACTCGCTTGATGATGAAAGCACAAATCCACGAACAGGAACGTCCTCAAACTGAACACAATATCAGTACAACTGCGACTCGTAATATCGCAGCGCAGCAGACTCAGCTTCCAAAAGATGTGGACTTGAGCCAAATTGGACGAAATGATCAATGCCCATGTGGCTCTGGTAAGAAATTCAAGAACTGTCATGGTAAGAGACAATAA
- a CDS encoding LemA family protein — MKQNKVILSIVAIFFGLLVLGSCSAVTTYNGLVGEQTKVEQAQADVSTALQRRSDLIGNLVESVKGQMNHETEVFTKIADARAKIGSSSVTSEENQKAQGELSSAISRLISLTENYPELKSNQNVEQLMVELSGSENRIFVARKDYNKVAAEYNQKLRSFPTVLFANMMNFKEAETFKETEEAKTVPKVDFGTSSSSQ; from the coding sequence ATGAAACAAAATAAAGTAATTCTCTCTATAGTGGCGATTTTCTTTGGACTACTAGTTCTGGGAAGTTGTTCCGCAGTGACGACCTATAACGGTCTGGTTGGTGAACAGACTAAAGTGGAGCAGGCTCAGGCCGATGTCTCTACAGCCCTCCAACGTCGTTCAGACTTGATTGGTAACTTGGTGGAGTCCGTTAAAGGACAAATGAATCATGAAACCGAAGTCTTTACCAAGATTGCTGATGCTAGAGCTAAAATCGGTAGTAGCTCAGTGACTTCGGAAGAAAACCAAAAGGCTCAGGGAGAATTGAGCTCAGCTATTTCCCGCTTGATTTCCTTGACGGAGAATTATCCAGAACTCAAGAGCAATCAAAATGTTGAGCAACTAATGGTGGAACTTTCAGGAAGTGAAAATCGAATCTTTGTAGCACGCAAGGATTATAATAAAGTCGCAGCCGAGTACAATCAAAAGTTGAGAAGTTTTCCAACCGTGCTTTTTGCGAATATGATGAACTTTAAAGAAGCTGAAACCTTCAAAGAAACAGAAGAAGCCAAGACAGTTCCTAAGGTCGATTTCGGAACATCTTCATCAAGTCAATAA
- the acpS gene encoding holo-ACP synthase: MIVGHGIDIEELASIENAVTRREGFAKRVLTPKEMERFASLKGRRQIEYLAGRWSAKEAFSKAMGTGIGKLTFQDLEVLNNERGAPYFSQSPFLGKIWLSISHTDQFVTASVILEENHES; encoded by the coding sequence ATGATAGTTGGACACGGAATTGACATCGAAGAATTGGCTTCGATAGAAAATGCAGTTACACGACGTGAGGGCTTTGCCAAGCGCGTGCTGACCCCTAAAGAAATGGAGCGTTTTGCCAGTCTCAAAGGGCGCAGACAGATCGAATACTTGGCAGGTCGCTGGTCAGCTAAGGAGGCCTTTTCCAAGGCTATGGGAACTGGTATTGGTAAACTGACCTTTCAGGATTTGGAAGTTTTGAACAATGAACGCGGGGCACCTTATTTTAGTCAGTCACCATTTTTAGGAAAGATTTGGCTATCGATCAGCCACACAGATCAGTTTGTGACAGCAAGTGTCATTTTGGAGGAAAATCATGAAAGCTAG
- a CDS encoding 3-deoxy-7-phosphoheptulonate synthase — protein MVFTAKSPKINIEEVRALSKLEGAALARKNQRDQELEAIIRGEDQRILLVIGPCSSDNEEAVLEYAKRLSTLQEEVKDRIFMVMRVYTAKPRTNGDGYKGLIHQPNAKEAPSLINGIKAVRQLHYRVISETGMTTADEMLYPENLPLVDDLISYMAVGARSVEDQQHRFVASGADFSTGFKNPTSGNLNVMFNGIYAAQNKQSFLFLGKEVETTGNPLSHAILRGALNEYGKNIPNYYYDNLMDTIAQYEKMGLENPFIIIDTNHDNSGKQYMDQIRIVRQTLINRDWNEKIKKYVRGFMIESYLEDGRQNEPEVFGKSITDPCLGWDNTEALVREIYQTLGE, from the coding sequence ATGGTATTTACAGCTAAAAGTCCTAAAATTAACATTGAAGAAGTTCGCGCCTTGTCTAAATTAGAGGGAGCGGCTCTTGCGAGAAAAAACCAACGTGATCAGGAATTGGAAGCCATCATCCGTGGGGAAGACCAGCGTATTCTCTTGGTGATTGGACCATGTTCATCTGATAATGAAGAAGCGGTTCTCGAGTATGCCAAACGTCTATCTACTTTGCAAGAAGAGGTCAAAGATCGTATTTTTATGGTCATGCGTGTCTATACGGCTAAACCTCGTACCAATGGAGACGGCTATAAGGGCTTGATTCATCAACCAAATGCTAAAGAAGCACCTAGCTTGATCAATGGAATCAAGGCTGTTCGTCAGCTACATTACCGCGTTATTTCTGAGACTGGCATGACAACAGCGGATGAGATGCTTTATCCTGAAAATCTTCCGCTGGTGGATGATTTGATTTCTTATATGGCTGTTGGAGCCCGTTCTGTAGAGGATCAACAGCACCGTTTTGTAGCGAGCGGAGCAGATTTCTCAACAGGATTCAAAAATCCCACATCTGGAAATCTCAATGTTATGTTTAACGGGATTTATGCAGCTCAAAATAAACAGAGTTTCCTCTTCCTCGGTAAAGAGGTGGAAACAACGGGAAATCCATTGTCCCACGCAATTCTTCGCGGTGCCTTGAATGAATACGGGAAAAATATTCCTAACTACTACTATGACAATTTGATGGATACCATTGCCCAGTATGAAAAGATGGGCTTAGAAAATCCCTTTATCATCATTGATACCAATCATGACAATTCAGGCAAGCAGTACATGGATCAAATCCGTATCGTTCGTCAGACCTTGATTAACCGTGACTGGAATGAGAAAATCAAGAAATACGTTCGTGGTTTTATGATTGAGTCCTATCTAGAAGATGGACGTCAAAATGAACCTGAAGTTTTTGGTAAGTCCATTACAGATCCGTGTCTAGGATGGGATAACACAGAAGCACTTGTTCGCGAAATTTACCAAACGCTAGGAGAGTAA
- a CDS encoding 3-deoxy-7-phosphoheptulonate synthase — translation MAFIEKGQEIDIEAIKAATQLSPEALRKKEVRDRELAAIISGEDDRILLVMGPCSSDNEEAVLEYARRLADLQKKVADKIFIVMRVYTAKPRTNGDGYKGLIHQPNASEAPSLINGLQAVRQLHYRVITETGLTTADEMLYPSNLVLVDDLVSYHAVGARSVEDQEHRFVASGIDAPVGMKNPTSGNLGVMFNAIYAAQNKQTFLYHGQEVETSGNPLAHVILRGAMNEYGKNEPNFYYETLLNAINRYETMGLENPFIIIDTNHDNSGKQYMEQIRIVRQALLNRDWNEKIKKTVRGFMIESYLADGRQNQPEVFGCSITDPCLGWENTVALVEEIYTTLTK, via the coding sequence ATGGCATTTATCGAAAAAGGTCAAGAAATTGATATTGAAGCAATCAAGGCTGCGACCCAGTTGTCACCTGAAGCCTTGCGAAAGAAAGAAGTCCGCGATAGAGAGTTGGCAGCCATCATCTCAGGTGAGGATGACCGAATCCTTTTGGTGATGGGGCCTTGTTCTTCAGACAATGAAGAAGCAGTGCTCGAATATGCTCGTCGCTTAGCAGACTTGCAGAAAAAAGTTGCGGATAAAATCTTTATCGTAATGCGTGTCTATACGGCTAAACCTCGCACCAATGGAGATGGTTATAAGGGCTTGATTCATCAGCCAAATGCTAGTGAGGCTCCTAGTCTCATCAATGGTTTGCAGGCTGTTCGTCAGCTCCACTACCGTGTGATTACGGAGACGGGCTTGACGACGGCTGATGAGATGCTTTATCCGTCAAATCTCGTTTTGGTTGATGACCTGGTCAGCTACCATGCTGTAGGGGCTCGTTCAGTGGAAGACCAAGAACACCGCTTTGTAGCGTCTGGGATTGATGCTCCAGTTGGGATGAAAAATCCAACATCTGGGAACCTTGGGGTCATGTTTAATGCCATCTATGCGGCCCAAAACAAGCAAACCTTCCTTTACCATGGCCAAGAAGTGGAAACTTCAGGAAATCCCTTGGCCCACGTTATCCTTCGTGGTGCCATGAACGAATATGGTAAAAATGAACCCAACTTCTACTATGAAACCCTCTTAAATGCCATCAATCGCTATGAGACTATGGGACTTGAAAATCCCTTCATTATCATCGACACCAATCATGACAATTCAGGTAAGCAGTATATGGAACAAATCCGCATTGTTCGTCAAGCCTTGCTGAATCGTGACTGGAATGAAAAGATTAAAAAGACGGTTCGAGGCTTTATGATTGAATCTTACCTAGCAGATGGTCGCCAAAACCAACCAGAGGTCTTTGGTTGCTCTATTACTGACCCTTGTCTAGGTTGGGAAAATACAGTAGCCTTGGTAGAAGAAATTTATACTACTTTAACAAAATAA